The genomic region gttaaaaacactctgccagttaaaatagttccattcaatggctcgctactaaacttacacaacactggaacagccttacccaataaatattattgaggtaaatatacacaaaacaactgttgataaaaatgtatttattaaaaataaagtacaattaTTGATAATGGATTTTAaggtattaacttcgtttctctgcatttccagctcatccaaatcattgtttgtaagcgtgacaaaccttggctcattggaggaatcaggctggtcatttatagcttcatcctccaggttcagatcgaaacaaatgcttttgaagccaatagatttaacaaactctctgtaattcattttgataatgttgctgcttgtttgtagttgcgctgtttggcttgtaaacgctgcttcgttgctaggttacctgtatgtggcggagtaatacatggagagcttcggttacaatgctgtaagtgtaatattggcactcctagatcgcctctcagccaatcacattgtagggtcggaactaactgtggtataatatataatatagccacacatcaaagctgtttctgacagctgactggtggaggggcgcgagggtccgcacggcgaaaatgacgtaatggcagtggcaccgcccgtgcgcgagggcctcacacGCTGtctcgcgaggtcgtgcacctcttgaattttgtaacttcgcgcgcgccgaaAGTTATAAAATAAAGTcaagttcatacacctttacaaggtggaattaaagcacttgtacgtcactttcaaggtccatttcaatatttcctagcatgttaaacttaattaagttaaatatttatacgtaTACTCGAAAtcattcgaaataattcgctttttatcacattatttaatggtggtttattttcaacgttcacgttctctcatgtttcgtcctggaattacaagaggctcgtatttgttaacgtaatacaagagaactgttcagtcagacagctatttgttgtgaaatgaagtagttacaatttcaagcattttcaagtactttagtctAAAttctttcaaacctggaacacaatgcaaaattaaaattcgtcaggtaaatgtttttcctttcttttctgcgctccagatttctgtttactttaactatccacctctgtatttcccgctgttgggcgggtaccagccggctatggtcggtgctggatcaaaccatttttcagtgggaggcgggggtgtatgcacttaatagaaaatatgcagataggtaaaaaacatatatattttagccattgagcttattttgagtacagaattttatattaatgaaagatttcaagattatatttaaaattatagacttcgGGGCTGTACAGATGTACAGAAAAACTAAATGAAGCAAAAACAAATTTTCATCATTGGAAATTAAATGTGGGCTCTACAAGTGAATGATAAAGTTAAGAATCTGGATATAATATTTGATTCATTTAAATCACATGTAGAGCATATTACAAAAAAGCCTTTTATTACTTCAGAAATATGAGTCAGGCCTGCCCTTGAGCTGCATGATACTGATAaactgacccctccccttttccTGCCTCGAATACTACAACACACTCTTGAGGTTTACAAAAACACAACTTAGACCTAATGCAACTTGTCCAAAATACTTCACCAATGAAAGAATAAGAAATCAttacacacactagcatcaATACACTGGCtgcctattattattattttttttaagaacTTATCTACCTGTGTGTAGTTTATGAGTAGATGAATACAGTAACCGAGGCAACACGATATGTCGAAGTTGAATAGGGTGGACCAgaagtgggtgtagagggtgatgatgatgatgaaaatGGCAGAAGCGGCCCAGGTGACAGGTTGCAGTGGCATCAGTAAGTCTTCAGGTCTGGCACAGGGCTTTGTGCTGGGCATGGATACCTAATGAAATTTACCAAACAAATCTGTGATGTGGCAGATACAAGCAGGCCTTAAGGAACTGACAGGGGGATTAAAGAAATCAAACAGAATTTGTGCATAtcctgggattttttttttcttgtggaTTGCAAAGATAATCCTTTTGCTGCAATGTCACTGAAAATGTCTAGAGGGCAGCCATGTACCATGTGCTAAACTTGAACTCTTGCTAGGGACAAAATTATGACTTATCTaaagaataaaaattaattcTGTAAAAGTGTATGGTGTTTGTAAAAATGACTTTTTCATATATACACTGGTTTCTCCTAGTAGTTCTTTTAATTCTAGCACTTTGCTTGTACAGCTGATGACAGACCTCTGTCCcaaacgtcctgtttctctggaaactgcaATATTTAGCACATACACCACCTCACCCACCACACGTTATTATGAAAATCTTTATTACGCTATTATGCCTTGAAAGCTAATTCAGTATGTTTAATaggaaaaactaaaaataagGACAAAAGTTGGAACAAAAAAAACTAATAAAACTAGTTATATATAACtaataaaaattaaattttAGTTATTCTGGTATACTGGGTAAAATTTCTTTAAAAGTTTTTAAATCGTTTTGACACTAGTGTCACTAAAGGGACTTTTATGATCCTGGTTGTTAACGAACTAGTTTTGTACCACAACACCGCCTCGTAATCCTTCTGACCAACCAGATGAAAGGACAGGCTGTGCACTGATATGCTGTTACAGGGCTCGCGGAAGGTTATCTGTGGGTGGTATGCGTGAGTATATAAAGTCATGTGACACCCGAGCTCGTCTCTTTTGTCCTGTTTCACCGTCACATCGTACAGCTTTGAGCTTACAGTGCCACAGCGCAAAATGGCAGTGTAGCGGCTCGCAGCGGCGAAACTCGCAGCGGCAAAACCTGCAGTGCAACGGCTAATTGCACTGGTTCTCTTTGTCAAAATGGCGTAAGTAATACCCGATCTTTATTAGAAAGCGTTTGTTGTCGGGTCGCTCTACGTAGGAATATGGCGGGTGTGTGTCCTCGTACGAGTGTGGCGTCGAAAGTTAGTTAAGCTAACCTGCTAGCTTAGTTGGCTAACCGGTCTAACTGGTGTTTCCTGTCGGGCACTATTCTCAGTTATTTACTTTATGAAAAAGTCAGAGGCTTTGGGTCTATTCAAATCTCTATTAATGTTACTTAAAATCTACAAGATGGCTGAAGTTTTAGCTAGCAGTGATGCTAACGTTGATCTTTTTTGCCGTGTCCGCCATAATAAGCCAGCTAGGATGTTTATAATCTTTACAGTCCAGTGTCTCCACCGACGAGACTTTATTACTCTTAAGATACGCGCTCGATGGTTTAAAACGGACGTCTTGAACTGTCTATTGTTGCCAGACAACGTGGCACTCCCAAAATGGCGCTCGCTTCTCCTCGACTCGTAGTGACAGCTGGCTGTGTTGTGAAAATGGCGCGGGCGCCAAGGACGGCCCCGCCTTCCGCAGGAagttgggggcggggccaaggGTCGTTCGTGACCAAATTAGGAAGTCTGGTCATTCAGAGGCGTGGCTTTTCCACCGAGCCAGACTTTCAAGGTGACTGAAGAATTCCGTCATGTTGGTTAGTCCCAAGTATTAACTAGGAGCAAATGGTATTCAGATGAGCGAAATACTTTGAGTTCCAAAGAACTGGTTGAACATGCTTGTTAACACCTAGCtgttaacaccccccccccccccaacacacacccacccactcacacccaaCACCCATGTTGGTGCTTCCTTATACAAAAGAAAGACACTGAAGGAAGTTGTTGAGCCGGTTGAAATTCTTTTAGTTTAGGGGAGTACAATGAAGAcacagattgtgtgtgtgtatttttgtgtgtgtatatatatatatatatatatatatatatatatatatatatatatatatatgtgtgtaaaatatatatatatattattagttttataattattaaatgtatccCCCATTGTTCCATTATTGTTTTGAGACTCACAATCTTCTCTTTTCTTTATAGGTCCCTCGAGGCAACCACCCTCAGCTTTGCTGCCGTCGACAGCACACCAACCCTACTCGACTGGTTTATAGAACCCCTGTCCAGTTTAAGTCTGACCCTGACCATCCACCATGTCTCTGAGCTCACAGCTGTGCGTGGAGGACATGGGGGCCCTGTTCTTGGGGCCCTCGACTCTGATGGCTGACCCCTTCGGGCCCCTTCTGGACGAAGATGAAGAGAGCGCTCTATCCGAGGGGTCGTCTTcgcccctctccttctcttcatACTCTGAATCTTACACCTCCTCCCCGTTCTCCTCCCCCCTGGCCCCTTCTTCTCTAGGGTGTAAAGTCGGGTGTGACGTCGCACCCCTCCCCTGGCTGTCTGAGCAGATGGATGCTCACACTGGGGCAGATCAGAAAGAAGGTGAAACCCTTAAGATTCACTCTTGCACCTAGTTAGTGTTAGCTCCTCGTTTGATGATTCAGTGAGTTTATCTGAAATGAGTAAATGTCACAAATGcacaacaatgaaaaaaaatggctTTATAGGAAAACTGAATCAACCAAAACATTGTTATTAATTACAGGGGATGCGTTTTCTGGAATGGACTGGATGACGGAGAAGATTGACCTTAGCGACTTTGACCTGGATTCACTCATTGGGTCCTGTGATTTAGATGAGCCCCCCAGCTCTCCCGAGGAGCTGCTGGCCTCGCTCAACTCCCAAATGGATCTGGAAATGAATCCGCTTCCATTCCCCTCAACATCAACCTCCCACACAGAAGAGCTTGACGTGCCTGCTCACACACTCGATCTTCCCCTCCCTGACGAGCAGCCCGAGGACCTGGAGATGCAAGCGGAGCCGGTCACCGTCGATATCAAATCTGAGCCGGCGTCTCCGCCTCCTGCCCTGGCACCACTCTCTCCTGCCTTCACCCTGGAAGTGGGCAGTGAGGTGGACATATCGGAGCTGGAGAAGGCCGTCTCCAAGACGGGGGGTGACCACCAGACCCCCAGCctcgtcctctctctctcccctgcccACATCTTGGTGGTCCTCGCCCCCAAAGAAGAAGTGAGCATTCTGGCCAGCGCCTGTGCTGATCAGGCCGACAGCGGGGTCGAATCCATTTCCGGCTCTCCGCCACATTGCCCGAGTCCCGCCCCATCTCCAAAACCCGTGGGCACGTCCAGAACCAAACCGTACTCCAAGACGGACTCTGCTGCGGGGCCAGCTGTCGGTGGCAGGGTGAAGACCTCTGGGGCTCCAAAGATGGTGGACAAGAAGCTGAAGAAGATGGAGCAGAACAAGACTGCTGCAACCCGCTATCGGCAGAAGAAAAGGGTGGAGCAGGAGTCTCTGAATGTGGAGTGTGCCGAGCTGGAGAACAGGAACCGGGAGCTGCAGGAGAAGGCCGACTCGATCAGTCGAGAGATCCAGTACCTCAAAGATCTTATGGAGGAGGTCCGGTCTGCCAAGACCcgcaagaccaagaccaaggtCAACTCTCGCTGAAGCAGAGTCGCTTTAGGTGAAGAACGACTTTAATCAAGTATAAATAAAGGCACAAGAGAGGTCAACGATGAAAGCATTTGTGCTGGTCTCACCCCCTACCCCCTCCTCACAACTCACAAGCCTTCATTTATGTCAGGGGAAACATCTTGTAGCTAAAATATTGTATTGTAGTGTAATAGTGACAAGAGAATGTACAAATTAACGTGTTACAATACACCACAAACCTTGTACAGTGGAAAGtttaccccaacacacacacacacacacttccgttTCACCTCTCTTATCATTGTCCAGTAAGGGGCCTCATGCATTTGATATATTACACTGAATCCTGTCTTTGTGCATGTACATAGCTTCAACCCTTTATTTAAAACTGCTTTATATTTGGTTGCTGTTCATGAAGTAGTACTCTACTGTCTTGTTAAAATTTCTGTGCCGTTTTCTATTAAAGCTTTGTCTAAACTAACTTGTGGTTGTGCTGCCTTCAGAAATGAGGAAGTCCATAGGTCTCGGAACATCGGCTGGTTTTTCAGGTTTCGTAGTTGATGTTTCGGTAAAAGTAAAATAGTTACAAAACTGACAGACGGGTTTCCCTGCCCAAATTTCCCCACCCTTACGCTATATCATGTGAGTAACCTAATACGGGAATGGGCGGTGGGGGTTAAACTGGTTTCGTGTGTATGTAAGATGACCGCCAGCTGTGTAAATACCGTCTCTTCAGCTGGGTGTCATTCGTAGGCCTGCACCATATATGTTTGCCAAAGGCCTCTAAGAAATATAGGATCCATTTTCACTTGTGCGCAGACATCGATATCTATTTAAACAGATGGAAGTAGCCGTTATCTATAAGTTACTCCCATGTTTAtcaattatatttatttaatgcAATTTAAAAGTCGACAAATGACTAAATGACCACTGGGAATCTACTACAAAGAGGTCCTTGACCTACTGGGGAAACAAACTCGCTGTGGTTACCAAATCACATGAGAGTTGCTCCCCGTTGCTTCTGCAGTGGTGCAGTGTGCTGGCACGCGCGCGCAGCTATATTCGAACCAGCGTGTTCAGCTCGTGCCAAGTTCACGAGCTCTATAGTTAACGCTCGAGGCGCAGCGTCATCAGTCATCATGCTGTAAAGTTTATATTTACCCGATGGGCGTTTGCTTTAATATAGAAGAGAAGTGAGTTACGGCACCTTACGAGAGGGAGAAAGGCCCTTTGGTTTATTTGAGGAAGCGTATTTAGTTCTTCTATTAAGAAACGCCAAATGCCACACAGGTTTTTAACGCAGGAGCCACAAGAAAGCAGAGAATACAAATAGTAAAATTATATTACTAGATTCATTAACAGTGCATCGCACACCCGTTCATCAATAAATATTAATCAACAGTCAACAACGACCTATGGGAAATAGTTTACAACTTTAGATTTTAATATGAGTATATGTGTTAAATGTAGTCAGACGCATATATTTTATATGGTTATTTATAATGGACATAAATAAAAGTGTCTAATTACATAGACGCATTATCATGAACGCGACTAAAATGAACTGCAGCCCACAGCGGCTGGATTAACGGAGGATTAAACGGGTGTTAAACGGGCTGAAGAAAACTCGGTCAAACCGGAACGCGCCGGTTCTGCTGGCGAAGCCGGAAGTCAGTCTAGAGTTAATACACGCGGTCGGCTAAAGTGAAGCACACCCATCTGTGAGGGCATGACTGAGTCTTGACATTATTTACACGTGTGTATTTAACTAGTGTTGACATTTAAAGGGCAAAGCGGAATTCAAACATATTTATAGTTTACAGTGACATTTCAGATATACCTGTAATTAATTTTAAATAGCTCTTCCGGCTAGTCTTCTTGCACATTTGTTGCTATTTGGAAATCCATACTTTAAATAACGTCACTTGAATAGTTTAATTATTACCACTGACTGTATATATACGTCTACGTTTAGGTGTGTATATACGGTTCCTACTTAAGATTTATTCTAATCTTTTgctgccccctagtgatcaAAATATATGTTTACGTCCAGCCGTTGTGTTTGCACTCCAGTCCAGTAGGGGGCAGTGGTGCCGCTGCGCAAACATCTGGCGCTATAATGGATGAGCGAAGAAGATGTAGGAACTTTAGCGGAAGAGTTCATGTCGTTCTTAATGTTCTCATTTAAAAATCGCATTGCTTTATGAAGCTTTGGTGGTCATTTAAAAGACCGTCATTTTGGTCTATCGTTCTTGCCAGTATTTTACGGAGGTAAGATTTGTGTTTTAATAATTCCTATTTGCTTTCCCACGTTTTATTGCAAACTGCTTGAGCTGCAGTTTGTCTTAACCTGAAATTCGACACTATTTTACTGTCTTTCTCAGTGATGTCATATAACGGTTGTGATCGCGTCTAATGTGTTTTGGGATcttaaatgatttttttattAATGTGGATCGTGATACATTCTCATAAAGGACTAATTCCACTCTCTGTTCCCTTCTCTGATCTAAAACAGAGCGTCGTCCACAATGTCCAGCCCAGAAAGGCATGTGATCTGGAAGGCAGGAGACCTGGAggcacacctccacccttctccgtGGACCCCAGGGGCCACAGTAGTGACTCACAACCCCTCCCGAGGTCCTGGCAGCCTGTTCCATCTGCCCGAAGACTCCTTCCTGGGTCTGCTGCTTGGTGCACGAGTGGTAGGCCGTCTCCTCTGTGAGCGGCTCGGTGTGCAGCGCTGTGCGCTGGTCCACAGGCCTGAGCGGGAGGACCCCACGGCCAAGCTGCTCCTCCTGCCTCTCCACGGCCTGCAGGAGCAGTGGAGACCTCACCTTGCGGCCGAGGAAGAGTTTCAGCAGTATGACCCTGGATACATCACCTCGAAGAGCGGCCCCTGCTGGGCCGATCGAAACCTGGAGGACGTCAGGGACCGGATTCGGGCAAAATTGCCTTCACCAGGTGCCCCCCTCAACTACACTTTCCTAGGAGACCCGTCTCATGCGGGGCTGTTTTCTCGAATAGTGCGAGGGGAGGAAAAGCagtggagggtgtgggaggaTGAGGAGCACATCGCCTTCCTCACTCCGTTCCCCAACACGCCCGGTCTAACCGTAGTGATCCCCCGCAAACCCCTAACCAGCGACATCCTCCAGCTCGAGGAGAGGGATTATAAGGGACTGGTGCTGGCAACCCGAAGGGTGGTCAGGCTGTTGGAGGAGGGCCTGGGTGCGTGGGGGGTGGGGCTCATATTTGAAGGCTATGAGATTGACTATGCCCATGCTAAACTAATTCCTCTGCTTTCATCTCCTGGCAACCTTACTGAAAGTCCTGCTTGCCCAGTACCGGAGTTTTATGACAAATATCCAGGATTCGTGACCTCTGTTAATGGCCCTTCAGGCATCCCAGAACAACTAAAAGAGATGCATTACAAAATCACACACGGCTGCTGAACGTTTTACCTAActattttacaaaaaaaaactgtttgaGTGGCTTTAATAATTGTTTCAGTGCAAGCCAGTTCCATAGTATTAACATAttttcacatttgtaaaaatcacaattgacaaaatacggcacatttaataaataatttaatttactTCACTATACAAAGCACATTTTGATATACATAATGCTTTGTCAATGTTACCTTCTCTACTGTGTCCCATGTTCAAAATGATATACCTTAGAAAACAGTGCTATTTCATCTAGCAGTTAGCACTATATATTTTTGGACTAAATATTATGAAGCCTTAAATAATATACTCAAATTTCAATAGTGTAGCTGGAGTTACGTTCAGGTATGTTTAGTCGAGTCCAATTATTAAAGTGTTAGGTTGCAGATTCTCACTGCACGTGTTGCCTCAGAAACTCCAGTAAATACCATGTCGATTCAGGGAGAAAATGAGTTTATTTCAGACTAGATTGTCCAACAGAGAGAGTAACAGCATACGGAAGCAAACTGTACAACTGTGTGACATCGTTCTGCTTGGCCATGGTCTCTGTGCAGTGAGGTGGTGTTATGGATGGATGAGAAATGATCCCCTCATAGTCTACACAGTTGAAGAAGGAAGTGTGTCATTCTGGCAAGTGAGGAGATTACAGTGATGGGGAATGATGAAAAACACAGAATCTACCTGAAAATCAgtataaatgtaaacatttggTATTATTACACAATTTGTATTTTATGTAATGTGAAATATTTACATAAGGATAAATTATGTTCTGATAATTCAATTATATGTTATATGCTTTGAGTTGCATTTATTTTTCAGAATAAACATTTTGAATAATGATCTGTTTTTTCCACTAGAGGTCGCAATTAAAAAATGGTTGGGTTAAATCTCATTGTTCTGCcactgaaaatatattttttaaagactAGCATACCAATATTAGTGACACTGAGGAAAAACACAACAATGTAGGTGTTACCTCATTCTTTGTTTGAAACacttttgttttccattttattaggATAAGGTAAATCTAAAATTCATTAATAGTAACATGCAGTGTCCTATTTTGGCTTCTAAATTTGAGGTCCTTAATTTTGTACAATAGGATCAATTGCACAATAGCATCTAATTGTTTTTCAATGTTAATTGGGGGGTAGCATCACTTACACAATTACCTGGCTTACCCCACCTGTTTTTCTTCTTGGATTGCACTTTGATAAGCTCCTAATTAATCCCTAGACATTTTAATTAACATCTTAATTAGAGCAGAATTGTGTCTGAAAGTATGGCATCACCACCGAGAAACAGGAGCACAGTACAGAGTAGAGAggatgtgtgggggtgtagaaCCAGATGTGTCACAAATATATCCAACGGTACACACACGTATAAATTCTTAACAAGCGGCTCCTTTTTAAGTTGGTTTTTGGGAATCCTCGAAAAGCCAAACACTAATATAATTATACAAACAAACAGGATCTGGTCTTGAAAATACACCGTTACTCCAAATCGGTAGATATATAGAATTACACGTATAATAACTCCCCTGTTTCCCATGCAGTCAAATTCATTAGGACACAAAAGCTGAAAGAAAACCAAAATGATGCTTAATGTTCGCAGGTCTGCACTCACACAGGCTCCTCACACACTGACAGTGGGTGGTTTCTTCACAGGACCCTGCAGACATGCAGGTTTCTCCATCTTGGAGAGGTGGAGCAGCGGCTCGATGGTGCAGCTGAGGTCCATGATGGAGAAGACGGAGATGCTGATCTTACATCGCAAGTCCACGAGCGAGTAGGCGGAGGCGAAGGGCATCAAGGCCACCGGTGGCAGGTAGTTGACCGTGATGATGGCCAGAACGGTGACGACCATTTTGAGGGCCTTCTTCTTCATGGGGTTCATGACCTCCTTCCCTGCCACACTCCTGCGCAGGGCCCAGATGATGGACACGTTGCAGAAGACCATGATGGAGAAGGCAGACAGGATCACGCCGCTGAACACCCCGTTCACCTGCATCCTACCCAGAATGCTCTTGGTCAGCGCGTAAGCCAAGATCAGCCCCCAGACGGCCGCCGAGACCCCCACCCGGAAGCGCTGGTCACGGATGCCTGTGAACAAGATGGGGTGGACCACGGCGACGTACCTGTCCAAGCAGATGCATGTCAGGAATAACACTGCCATGTCTTTGAGCCCGAAAGCGAAGCGCTGGGCGTACCATACGCCGGCGTCATTCAGGTACATGCTGTTGATCAGGTCAATGGGTGTCATCAGGGAGAACAAGGCATCCAGAATGGCAAGATTGAAGATAAACACATCAGACGTGGTGCCTTCGGTGGTTCGTCTGGCTATCTGCCACATCACCAGCACATTGGTGGGGAAGCCAACAAACAAGTTGAAAACTTTCACcccaaaataaaagataaaTCCATATGGAGCCACGGCGCACTCGTCCAACTGGTACCACACGAGATGGCGCCACCCAGTGGCTGTGGCGTTCAGTACAGAGGAGTTACTCATCTCAGAAATAAGGGCACCTAAGAAGTCATGACACGCAATTGAACAAGGTCAGCTTAAGGTTAACCACATCTGTCTACAGGATAAAACATTTAATGTGAATATGTACCCAAAGTTTACATTTCATGCATTTCAATGGGTAACTTCATTGCAAATGATATCGCTAAATGTCTAAGTAATTACCTGTTTGATCAACTTTAGAAAACTCACCTCAATGCACGGCAGAATCGAAAGAAAAAAACTCCAACCAATCAGGTCGTCGTGTCCCTGGAGTTTCAGTCTTTGCTAATTCCACCTGTCGCTTTTTTTTTGGACTCTGTCCAAACTTTGACCAACAACTTAGTGTCCTCTCACCTGAGACACCCTGATATAAGTAAGTCCCACTGGGACACCGTGTTACACCATTTTGGCCACAGCGAATCAACACGTTTCTTGGAACAACGCAATGATGCGCAGGAATAGTCCTGCAACCCGATTGGTCAAAGTTGGCGTGAAGAGGAGGTGACACATTGTTAATTCCAAatctgtttagataaatatactccATAATGGGAGGGGTACCGTTTGATATCAGTGACGCAACTGCTAATAGACCACAGGACCTCGAGTAAACAGGTGATGCAAGGTTGAAATGAGTAAATCATGTGTAATATCTTACATCCTTACAGACACATCTTTCAGAGTCAAAACTACAATACATGGGGCAGTAGAATCTGAGAATCTGATTATGACAGTAAAGCCAATTCTCACAtatagagtcacacacacacacacacacacacacacacacgtatattaACAGTATTAATaatcatatatttataatttaatttaatttatgcTTAACAGGATTTTCTGTATTGTACAGTCACAAATTCAATACAGCTAAGTATATAAACTGTGTTAAAGTTTAATCCATTTGATGCAAGATTTTTATAATTGTATCCTATACAAAGTTGCCCTGCTTAATGACAGATAGATCCTACCTATCAAATTAGAGGCTATGATTCCTTGAGTTCTAGTAAGTATAGCTAGTAAGGTGAAAATACATCTGGTAAAGTTCTAACATAGATCCATGCATGATAAGTACACACATTCTTCTGATATGTTTGCAGCTTGATGTCAAATCCATAATTTCAACTCTCCATGGCTGGTGGCAGCGTCAC from Brachyhypopomus gauderio isolate BG-103 chromosome 8, BGAUD_0.2, whole genome shotgun sequence harbors:
- the atf4a gene encoding cyclic AMP-dependent transcription factor ATF-4, producing the protein MSLSSQLCVEDMGALFLGPSTLMADPFGPLLDEDEESALSEGSSSPLSFSSYSESYTSSPFSSPLAPSSLGCKVGCDVAPLPWLSEQMDAHTGADQKEGDAFSGMDWMTEKIDLSDFDLDSLIGSCDLDEPPSSPEELLASLNSQMDLEMNPLPFPSTSTSHTEELDVPAHTLDLPLPDEQPEDLEMQAEPVTVDIKSEPASPPPALAPLSPAFTLEVGSEVDISELEKAVSKTGGDHQTPSLVLSLSPAHILVVLAPKEEVSILASACADQADSGVESISGSPPHCPSPAPSPKPVGTSRTKPYSKTDSAAGPAVGGRVKTSGAPKMVDKKLKKMEQNKTAATRYRQKKRVEQESLNVECAELENRNRELQEKADSISREIQYLKDLMEEVRSAKTRKTKTKVNSR
- the LOC143522069 gene encoding uncharacterized protein LOC143522069, with product MKLWWSFKRPSFWSIVLASILRRASSTMSSPERHVIWKAGDLEAHLHPSPWTPGATVVTHNPSRGPGSLFHLPEDSFLGLLLGARVVGRLLCERLGVQRCALVHRPEREDPTAKLLLLPLHGLQEQWRPHLAAEEEFQQYDPGYITSKSGPCWADRNLEDVRDRIRAKLPSPGAPLNYTFLGDPSHAGLFSRIVRGEEKQWRVWEDEEHIAFLTPFPNTPGLTVVIPRKPLTSDILQLEERDYKGLVLATRRVVRLLEEGLGAWGVGLIFEGYEIDYAHAKLIPLLSSPGNLTESPACPVPEFYDKYPGFVTSVNGPSGIPEQLKEMHYKITHGC
- the LOC143522071 gene encoding G-protein coupled receptor 4-like yields the protein MSNSSVLNATATGWRHLVWYQLDECAVAPYGFIFYFGVKVFNLFVGFPTNVLVMWQIARRTTEGTTSDVFIFNLAILDALFSLMTPIDLINSMYLNDAGVWYAQRFAFGLKDMAVLFLTCICLDRYVAVVHPILFTGIRDQRFRVGVSAAVWGLILAYALTKSILGRMQVNGVFSGVILSAFSIMVFCNVSIIWALRRSVAGKEVMNPMKKKALKMVVTVLAIITVNYLPPVALMPFASAYSLVDLRCKISISVFSIMDLSCTIEPLLHLSKMEKPACLQGPVKKPPTVSV